A window of the Janthinobacterium agaricidamnosum NBRC 102515 = DSM 9628 genome harbors these coding sequences:
- a CDS encoding porin, producing the protein MKHAIIGIALLGGLPGLVLAQSNVDVYGSIDAGLRNRTNVNQAGDSQLTMGSNGTFRSNRLGFKGTEDLGGGLKANFLLESGFNTATGALNNTTGTLFQREAHIGLESALGAIDLGRQYTVAYKTIVAFDPFVYRYPSITYVLSSTAGTRHSNDVQYTGRFNDLTLRAEYALGEVAGDSSSGSAKAVGANYVSGPLKLGASYTRSKENVGSTAAPVYMDYDHVAAGGAYTVGAVTLALGYVDEKQATIVARDDRATWRWAGLTYRTSERFSVTGAWYGNKVHNRKAGATVAAGDGKKDLYMLGLRYDLSKRTVLYAEIDRNKFDGAFASGGTTPLNQRGQTGTSAGIMHMF; encoded by the coding sequence ATGAAACATGCAATCATCGGCATCGCCCTGCTGGGCGGTTTGCCGGGCCTCGTGCTGGCCCAATCGAACGTCGATGTCTACGGTTCGATCGACGCCGGCCTGCGCAACAGGACCAATGTCAACCAGGCCGGCGACAGCCAGTTGACGATGGGCTCGAACGGCACTTTCCGTTCCAACCGGCTCGGCTTCAAGGGCACCGAAGACCTGGGCGGCGGCCTGAAGGCCAACTTCCTGCTGGAGTCGGGTTTTAATACCGCCACCGGCGCGCTGAACAACACCACCGGCACGCTGTTCCAGCGCGAAGCCCATATCGGCCTGGAGAGCGCGCTGGGCGCGATCGACCTGGGCCGCCAATACACGGTGGCCTATAAAACCATCGTCGCTTTCGATCCCTTCGTCTACCGCTATCCCAGCATCACCTACGTGCTGTCGTCGACCGCCGGCACGCGCCATAGCAACGACGTGCAATACACCGGCCGTTTCAATGACCTGACGCTGCGCGCCGAATATGCGCTGGGCGAAGTGGCCGGCGACAGCAGCAGCGGCAGCGCCAAGGCGGTCGGCGCCAACTACGTCAGCGGGCCGCTGAAGCTGGGCGCCTCGTACACCAGGTCGAAGGAAAACGTCGGCAGCACGGCCGCGCCGGTGTACATGGATTACGACCATGTCGCGGCCGGCGGCGCTTATACGGTCGGCGCGGTGACGCTGGCGCTTGGATATGTCGATGAAAAGCAGGCCACCATCGTCGCGCGCGACGACCGCGCGACATGGCGCTGGGCCGGCCTGACCTATCGGACCAGCGAGCGCTTCAGCGTGACCGGCGCGTGGTACGGCAACAAGGTACACAACCGCAAGGCCGGCGCCACCGTGGCGGCCGGCGACGGCAAGAAGGATTTGTACATGCTGGGCTTGCGCTACGACCTGTCGAAACGCACCGTGCTGTATGCCGAAATCGACCGCAACAAGTTCGACGGCGCGTTCGCCAGCGGCGGCACCACGCCGCTGAACCAGCGCGGCCAGACCGGCACCTCGGCCGGCATCATGCACATGTTTTAA
- a CDS encoding DMT family transporter → MNVFLYLLTVLIWGTTWIAITFQLGAVPAPVSIAYRFWLASALLMLILLARRQPLWPPRRAWPYLLAQGFGLFCCNFLCFYYASKSVPSGLVAVIFSTAPIWNALNGRLFLGRAIRRQVVAGALLGLAGIALLSLPQMRGHWHDGGMLLGLGLALLGTLCFSSGSLLSSRMQALGLAPWLTNAWAMLIGATIVGAGALALGMPFALPADGRYIGALLYLAIAGSVVGFTAYLLLLGRIGPDRAAYATVLFPVVALTVSTFFEGYVWTGPAFAGLALVLLGNVLAFLPQRGKPAGTA, encoded by the coding sequence ATGAACGTCTTCCTTTACCTGCTCACCGTGCTGATATGGGGCACCACCTGGATCGCCATCACCTTCCAGCTGGGTGCGGTGCCGGCGCCGGTGTCGATCGCCTACCGCTTCTGGCTGGCGTCGGCGCTGCTGATGCTGATCTTGCTGGCCCGCCGCCAGCCTTTGTGGCCGCCCAGGCGCGCCTGGCCGTATCTGCTGGCGCAAGGCTTCGGCCTGTTTTGCTGCAATTTCCTGTGTTTTTATTACGCCAGCAAATCGGTGCCGAGCGGCCTGGTGGCGGTGATATTCTCGACCGCGCCGATCTGGAATGCGCTCAATGGACGCCTGTTCCTGGGCCGCGCTATCCGCCGCCAGGTAGTGGCCGGAGCGCTGCTGGGACTGGCCGGCATCGCCCTGCTGTCGCTGCCGCAGATGCGCGGCCACTGGCACGATGGCGGCATGCTGCTGGGCCTGGGACTGGCGCTGCTGGGCACCCTGTGCTTTTCCAGCGGCAGCCTGCTGTCGAGCCGCATGCAGGCGCTCGGCCTGGCGCCGTGGCTGACCAATGCGTGGGCCATGCTGATCGGCGCCACCATCGTCGGCGCCGGCGCGCTGGCGCTCGGCATGCCGTTCGCGCTGCCGGCCGATGGCCGCTACATCGGCGCCCTGCTGTACCTGGCGATCGCCGGTTCGGTGGTCGGCTTTACCGCCTACCTGCTGCTGCTCGGCCGCATCGGCCCGGACCGCGCCGCGTATGCCACCGTGCTGTTCCCGGTGGTGGCGCTGACGGTCTCGACCTTCTTCGAGGGCTATGTCTGGACCGGACCGGCATTCGCCGGCCTGGCCCTGGTCTTGCTCGGCAACGTGCTGGCCTTCCTGCCGCAGCGCGGCAAGCCGGCCGGCACCGCTTAA
- a CDS encoding helix-turn-helix domain-containing protein yields the protein MSVRPVPAADSPPAADIAHKVFHTMSQTEARLERYALLGDNLAMAIWDRRTEHSHTSYIQPGHHTLSFYLGGGYGTQRREEPGSHGAPQLLCALPDWHESRWLLRGNVRMLHIYFLPEHFTRRAVVELDREPRGLTLADRTYFEHPRIVSLCRTLSDMPWHGPDAALRANEVTHETLSELLRSQTVPQRQGRLNGGLAPAVRRRLAEFIDAELARNLTLGMLAQVACLSEFHLARMFRVSFGMPPSAWIAQRRIDRARHLLKTTALPLQQVADACGYADASHFSHRFRAATGVPAGHYRKLLLA from the coding sequence ATGTCCGTCCGACCCGTCCCCGCCGCCGACAGCCCGCCCGCCGCCGATATTGCGCACAAGGTATTCCATACCATGTCGCAAACCGAAGCGCGGCTGGAACGTTATGCTTTACTCGGCGACAATCTTGCAATGGCGATATGGGACCGCCGTACCGAACACTCGCACACCTCGTATATCCAGCCCGGCCACCATACGCTGTCGTTTTACCTGGGCGGCGGCTACGGCACCCAGCGCCGCGAGGAACCCGGCTCGCATGGCGCGCCGCAATTGCTGTGCGCCTTGCCCGACTGGCATGAATCGCGCTGGCTATTGCGGGGCAATGTGCGCATGCTGCACATCTATTTCCTGCCCGAGCATTTCACCCGGCGCGCGGTAGTCGAGCTGGACCGCGAACCGCGCGGACTGACGCTGGCCGACCGCACTTATTTCGAGCATCCGCGCATCGTCAGCCTGTGCCGCACGCTCAGTGACATGCCGTGGCATGGCCCGGATGCGGCATTGCGGGCCAATGAAGTCACGCATGAAACGTTGAGCGAATTATTACGTTCGCAGACCGTTCCGCAGCGCCAGGGGCGCCTGAACGGCGGCCTGGCGCCGGCGGTGCGGCGCCGCCTGGCCGAATTCATCGACGCTGAACTGGCGCGCAATCTGACGCTGGGGATGCTGGCGCAAGTGGCGTGCCTGTCCGAATTCCACCTGGCGCGCATGTTCCGGGTCTCGTTCGGCATGCCGCCGTCGGCCTGGATCGCGCAGCGCCGCATCGACCGCGCGCGCCATTTGCTGAAAACCACCGCCTTGCCGCTGCAGCAGGTCGCCGACGCCTGCGGCTACGCCGACGCCAGCCATTTCAGCCACCGCTTCCGCGCCGCCACCGGCGTGCCGGCCGGACATTACCGGAAATTGCTGCTGGCTTGA
- the recQ gene encoding DNA helicase RecQ: MTFQAEQDLNQRALHVLQTVFGYPAFRGQQADIVDHVSHGGDALVLMPTGGGKSLCYQIPALLRDGVGVVVSPLIALMQDQVDALAEVGVRAAFLNSTQTYEESSRIERLVRTGQIDVVYVAPERLMTQRCLDLFQASKIALFAIDEAHCVSQWGHDFRPEYIKLSVLHEQFPDVPRIALTATADPQTRAEIAMRLQLADARQFVSSFDRPNIRYQIVEKGNGRKQLLDFITTEHEGDCGIVYCLSRKKVEETAEFLNQSGIRALPYHAGMEYAKRSANQARFLREENIVMVATIAFGMGIDKPDVRFVAHLDLPKSIEGYYQETGRAGRDGLAANAWMAYGLQDVVLQRRMIDESEADETFKRVLGVKLDAMLGLCETLSCRRMRLLEYFGEPATPCGNCDTCLMPPVSFDGTVPVQKLLSAIYRVDQRFAGGHVIDVLRGVESERIKTWHHDALSVFGCGNDRSELEWKAILRQAIALGLVSVDHEQYSSLKLTDAARPVLKGGQKVQLRQYQKPVKTSKRTSTAAKGYVETDLSASEQAIFDKLRWWRVETARAHNVPAYVIFVDATLREIAKAKPTSLEHLRGVTGVGEKKLASYGEEIVAMIIELT, from the coding sequence ATGACGTTTCAAGCAGAGCAGGACCTGAACCAGCGCGCGCTGCACGTATTGCAAACCGTGTTCGGCTACCCGGCCTTTCGCGGCCAGCAAGCCGATATCGTCGACCATGTCAGCCATGGCGGCGACGCGCTGGTGCTGATGCCGACCGGCGGCGGCAAGTCGCTGTGCTACCAGATCCCGGCGCTGCTGCGCGACGGCGTCGGCGTGGTGGTGTCACCGCTGATCGCGCTGATGCAAGACCAGGTCGACGCGCTGGCCGAGGTGGGCGTGCGCGCCGCCTTCCTGAACTCGACCCAGACTTACGAAGAATCGAGCCGCATCGAGCGGCTGGTGCGCACCGGCCAGATCGACGTCGTGTATGTGGCGCCGGAACGCCTGATGACGCAGCGCTGCCTGGACCTGTTCCAGGCGTCGAAGATCGCGCTGTTCGCGATCGACGAGGCGCATTGCGTGTCGCAATGGGGACATGACTTCCGCCCCGAATACATCAAGCTGTCGGTGCTGCACGAGCAATTCCCGGACGTGCCGCGCATCGCGCTGACCGCCACCGCCGACCCGCAAACCCGCGCCGAAATCGCGATGCGGCTGCAACTGGCCGATGCGCGCCAGTTCGTGTCGTCGTTCGACCGCCCCAACATCCGCTACCAGATCGTCGAAAAGGGCAACGGCCGCAAGCAGCTGCTCGACTTCATCACGACCGAACACGAAGGCGATTGCGGCATCGTGTATTGCCTGTCGCGCAAAAAAGTCGAGGAAACCGCCGAATTCCTGAACCAGAGCGGCATCCGCGCGCTGCCCTATCACGCCGGCATGGAATACGCGAAGCGCAGCGCCAACCAGGCCCGCTTCCTGCGCGAAGAAAACATCGTCATGGTCGCCACCATCGCCTTCGGCATGGGCATCGACAAGCCCGACGTGCGCTTCGTGGCCCACCTGGACCTGCCGAAAAGTATCGAGGGCTATTACCAGGAAACCGGCCGCGCCGGCCGCGACGGACTGGCCGCCAATGCATGGATGGCCTACGGCTTGCAGGACGTGGTGCTGCAGCGGCGCATGATCGACGAATCGGAAGCCGACGAAACCTTTAAACGCGTGCTGGGCGTCAAGCTCGACGCGATGCTGGGCCTGTGCGAAACCCTCAGCTGCCGGCGCATGCGCCTGCTCGAATATTTCGGCGAACCGGCCACGCCGTGCGGCAATTGCGACACTTGCCTGATGCCGCCGGTGTCGTTCGACGGCACGGTGCCGGTGCAAAAACTGCTGTCGGCGATTTACCGGGTCGACCAGCGTTTCGCCGGCGGCCACGTGATCGACGTGCTGCGCGGCGTCGAATCGGAACGCATCAAGACCTGGCACCACGATGCCCTGTCGGTATTCGGCTGCGGCAACGACCGCAGCGAACTGGAATGGAAAGCCATCTTGCGCCAGGCCATCGCGCTGGGCCTGGTCAGCGTCGACCATGAACAATACAGTTCGCTGAAATTGACCGATGCGGCGCGCCCGGTGCTCAAGGGCGGCCAGAAAGTGCAGCTGCGCCAGTACCAGAAACCGGTCAAGACCAGCAAGCGCACCTCGACCGCCGCCAAGGGCTATGTCGAAACCGACCTGTCGGCCAGCGAACAGGCGATCTTCGACAAGCTGCGCTGGTGGCGCGTCGAAACCGCGCGCGCCCACAACGTGCCGGCGTATGTGATCTTTGTCGATGCGACGCTGCGCGAAATCGCCAAGGCCAAGCCCACTTCGCTGGAACACTTGCGCGGCGTGACCGGCGTCGGCGAGAAAAAACTGGCGTCGTATGGCGAGGAAATCGTCGCGATGATCATCGAGCTGACCTGA
- a CDS encoding undecaprenyl-diphosphate phosphatase yields MDLILALKAVIMGLVEGFTEFLPISSTGHLILAGSLLDLNRQVSKDVMDVFEIAIQAGAIFAVCWEYRARIAEVLSGLVAGQARSRLFTLKLIVAFLPAVVLGLLFSKSIKQHLFNPITVATAFIVGGIIILLVERHARRNPKAVRIETVDDMSLLDALKVGCAQCFALIPGTSRSGSTIIGGMMLGLSRKAATEFSFFLAIPTLLGATVYSLYKARAILSVADVPFFGIGTLAAFISAFLCVRWLLRYISSHDFTFFAWYRIVFGLVVIASAYSGLVVWAE; encoded by the coding sequence ATGGATCTTATACTCGCGCTAAAAGCCGTCATCATGGGCTTGGTTGAAGGCTTCACCGAATTTTTGCCGATTTCGTCGACCGGCCACCTGATTCTGGCCGGCAGCCTGCTCGACCTGAACCGGCAAGTCAGCAAGGACGTCATGGATGTGTTTGAAATCGCGATCCAGGCCGGCGCGATCTTCGCGGTGTGCTGGGAATACCGGGCGCGCATCGCCGAAGTGCTGTCCGGCCTGGTTGCCGGCCAGGCCCGCTCCAGGCTGTTCACACTGAAGCTGATCGTGGCCTTCCTGCCGGCGGTGGTGCTGGGCCTGCTGTTCAGCAAGTCGATCAAGCAGCACCTGTTCAACCCGATCACCGTGGCCACCGCCTTCATCGTCGGCGGCATCATCATTTTGCTGGTCGAGCGCCATGCGCGGCGCAATCCGAAGGCGGTGCGCATCGAGACGGTAGACGACATGAGCTTGCTCGACGCGCTCAAGGTCGGCTGCGCGCAATGCTTCGCGCTGATTCCCGGCACCAGCCGCTCCGGTTCGACCATCATCGGCGGCATGATGCTGGGCCTGTCGCGCAAGGCGGCCACCGAATTCTCGTTCTTCCTGGCGATCCCGACGCTGCTCGGCGCCACCGTCTATTCGCTGTACAAGGCGCGCGCCATCCTGTCGGTGGCCGACGTGCCGTTCTTCGGCATCGGCACCCTGGCCGCGTTCATCTCGGCCTTCCTGTGCGTGCGCTGGCTGCTGCGTTACATCAGCTCGCATGACTTCACTTTTTTTGCATGGTACCGTATCGTATTCGGCCTGGTGGTGATCGCCAGCGCCTATTCCGGATTGGTAGTGTGGGCGGAATAA